The window ttattttcatgaaaatatacaattttatcaattaatatatattattttatttatacacatcttaaaaaaataatgttgattttttaaacttttttttattatgaaaattGTAAATTTTCCTCTAATAATGACCTTTTCCTTAAAatatactttgtgtgtgtgtgtgtatatatatatatatatatatatatatatatatatacttctaACAAATTAAcctttttcctaaaaaaaacaagttttttttgttcccttttATGAGATTCTTGTTTTCCTCAAAAGAATAACGGAATGTTCTCCTGGAAGAACAACTTTTCTCAAAGTGATTTAGTGAGTTATTCTTGAAAAAGCAGAAATGTACACGCACAGACTTCTGTGTTGCTGCCATTTCCATCTAAAATCTTACATGACAAAATTATTGCTGGTAAATATCCTCAACAAGACAGCGAAGCAGCGTTGCATCCGGTACGTACTGCGCTCGCTTGTGTTAGAATTAGCCTCTTAATAATTTGGTGACTGAGGGGGTTCTCCCAGAACATTTCACCTGACATCTTTCTCCATCACATAACTTTTGGGCTATGTCCTGGTGCAATtgaacccccttttttttttttttaccaccaaTTAGCATGTGCATGGGTGTGTGCACTCACATGAAGCTGCTCATCATCTGTTTGGTGTCCTCGGAGCTTCTCGAGTTGGCAAAGCTGATGAAGGAGCAGTAGACGGCGATCCAGGCACACCACTTCAGCTAccaagtaaaaacaacaacaaaacatttcattgcCATTTAAGTATTGCTACCATTAGTTGAGATGCTTATTGCTTAAACATCATTCGGTGTATGTATGTAGTTTGCGTTTCTGTGTGTGTCTCACCTTGAGCATGAGTCCACACATGCTGAAGATCATGCCCAGGAGGTTCATGTAGTCGGGGGTGGGATCCTCCAGTGTGGGATTGGTCTCCGTAGTGGGGGGTTTGTACCTGTGACAGGAATCGAAGCGTGTCATCGTGCGTACGTAGACGTTATTTTATGTTACATTCGATTTCCACACGATGTCATCTGACAACTATAATCTCTTTAGGACGAGCTCAGCCCCAGTTAGCATTTGAGCTAGCAGGGTGAAGGCGACAGCCAACATAATCAGGAAACTCACCGTAGTATCTTGTTTTGTCTCCTGGGATCTGCCATGTTGTTAGAGGACATTATGCTTACAATAAAATGGCTAGTTCGGTGAAAATTGTTTTAAGAAGCTTGACAGCGAGTGAAATACAGCTCGTACATGATTGAAGGGACTTTAAGTGGGAGGATTTTCCGATTTTCATTTGatcttcaaagtaaaagtattTATTACGAACAGAGTCGACATTTAAATGAGAAGAAACGTTTTTActtcttattttgaaaagtaaccAATATCCCACGAACCACCGCGCCTTCCACCGGAAATGACGTTATAAAATTTCCTCATCAACCCCGGAAGTAAAAGTTTAGGGCAAACGTTTGTTGTGTTTGGTTTTTTTCTAATCGTACTAATGTCTAAATTTGCGCAATCaaagtaatttttaataaaaaaacagcactgTATGACCACGATTCACGTACTTTTTGCGTTACAAATCTTCGGCCGCAGCTATTAAATTCAAGGCGATAATTAAGGTTGGCTCGTCTGAAGTCTTTGAGTAAGTACAAAATTGCAACTTGTAGTCTTCAAATGTAAGATAACCAATGTTGGTTTTATTGTGCCCTAACTCCAACAACGTGATCACTGACTTCAATGAAATGTTTACGGCTAACATTGCAATTTGCTCGTTTCTGGCTTTTGTTTATCCTCCCAGCAGGTTGAATGCATCATGTCGTTTCCTCGCCCCAAACCTCAGACCCCTCAGCTTCCTCAACATCTTCTCCGAACCACCGACTGTCATCAAGGGGCTGTCAGAGCAGTGCGCTTCAATGGTGATAATCTATATTATTGATTCTTCttgttcctcctcctcctcctcctttaaCTTATTTGTGGATGTTTGTGCCTCAGTGGATGGCCAGTACATGCTCTCCTGCGGTGGTGACAAGTCTCTGAAGCTCTGGAGTGGCAGCCGAGGGACTTTGCTCAAGACTTACAGCGGCCACGGGTACGAGGTGCTGGACGCTGATGGGTGAGCATCAATGGTAAAATGTGATGTCATAGTGCAAAATAACACCActtatttaaaaagtgttaaacGATACACATGAATCTTTAGCCAGTGAATATGCTGATTCAAATTAATTGTTAGCTagtgaacatttaaaaaatatacaatgttGCCAGTAAACACGCTAGTAAACTTAGTTAGCAACTGAACatgctaaaatatatatatatatatatatatatatatatatatatatatatatatatatatatcggaaGCCAGTGAAAGCACTAATGGTGTTTAAGAATTAAGCTGCAAGCCCACTAAAAACTATACATCTGCCAGATCACGTTATTGAACTTGAATTGTTGGCGGTGAAcgttctaaaaacaaaaaattgaacaTGCTAATAAATATCAATTGCTAtccaaaaaaagcattttaaccagtgaacctttaaaaaaaaacattaacaagtGAAACACGCTCATCAACAATAATGTCAAGATAATAAACATGAACTATTTTAGCCAGTGAGCATGCTAATGGATTGTAAGATCAATGAACCCACTAAAAAACATATGTCAACTAATAAACATGCTAATaggataaaaaaagttttttgaatTGGTGAATAAGTGAACTTCTTTATTTCTGATGAACTAACTGCCTTTTGTTGTTATCGTCTTGTTTGTGCGTGCAGGTCATTTGATAACAGCAACATTTGTTCGTGCAGTTCTGATAAAACGGTGATCCTGTGGGACGTGGCCACGGGTCAGGTGGCTCGCAAACTTCGAGGACACGCCGCGGTCTGTCTGCGCCTCGCTTCCGTCTTCTTCTCTTTGTCTCCGTTgacatttgttttcaccgttTCTTTACGCAGAAAGTCAACTGTGTGCAGTTCAACGAGGAGGCCACCGTCATCCTGTCGGGTAAGcagaacaaaacacaacaaaattgtTCGGCTGCGTTCGATGACCGCTGGTTAATCAGAGCATCCCGGTCTTGTTCAGGCTCCTTGGACGGGACGGTGCGCTGCTGGGACACCAGGTCCCGCAAGAACGAGCCCATCCAAGTTATGGACGAGGCCCGAGACAGCGTCAGTAGCCTGAAGGTGTCCAAACATGAGCTGCTCACCGGGTTGGTCCGCTCGCACCCACCACGTACTTTTTTTTAGGGACAGTTATAATCATGCTTGGTTTTCTCGTAGGAAATAATAATCATCTGTTAGACCCGGGTCTATCAGGGGCAGTCATAATATTAAGAGTAAAAGCTTTAAGTTTGAACATTATTATCTTGTCAAGTGTGAAAAAGTTACCCgctgaaaaataacaataataataatggatttcctgagaattttattttgttgttgtggttgaTGATTGCGTTTAGATCCGTGGACGGCCGAGTGAGACGTTACGACCTGAGGATGGGAGAGCTTCACGTGGACTTCCTCAACAGTCAGACATCTTTTTCGttgtcttgttgttgttgttgttgtgtcgtTGCCGCTTGTGTCATGCGTGTGTGCTGTTGCAGGTCCCATCACGTGCGTATGCTTCAGTCAGGATGGCCAGTGCACGCTCAGCTCCAGTCTGGATTCCTCAGTGAGACTACTGGATAAGAGTACAGGAGAAATGCTGGGAGAGTGAGTGGCGTCCATCTTAGAAGCAGACTCAATGAAGGCGGCGGCTATCTTgagttgtgtgtttgtgcctgGCGCCAGGTACACGGGACACAAGATGGAGGGATACAAGCTGGAATGCTGTCTGTCCTGCAAAGACACTCACGTACTAAGCTGCTCTGAGGACGGACATGTCTACTTCTGGGACCTGGTGGAGGTTAGTAACAGAACAATAGCTTGGAAAATGTGACACTGTGTGCTcgtatttttagcttttttagCACGTAGTAAATGAAAGACATGTATAAGACAGTGAAGACGTTCCTTAACATATCATTTACAAtagagataataataattaacacgTTAGCAGTgaacaagctaaaaaaaaaaaagcattgcttTAACTAGTGAACAAGCTAATAAACATGCCACATTAGCCTgtgaatatgcaaaaaaaacacacattaacaAAACTTACCAAGCTAGCCCGTGAACAGGCTAAAATCATACGTTAGCCAGCAAACATACTAACGAAAATGTCAGCTAGTGaacaacagatttaaaaaacacacaatagcTTAAACAGCACATACTTACCACTTTGCCAgttaacacaaaatacaataaatatacattAGCCAAAAAGAAACATAGCGCGTTCGAAAGTGACCATGCTACAAAACGTAACATTTTAGCTAGTAGTGAGcatgcttttaaaaatgttagccattagcaacacacaaacacaaattagCTAAACAGCTAAACAGCACCTACAACCTTAGCCAGTGAACactcaaatgaaaatattaGGTTAGTCATGAAGATgttaataaacattttgttagCCAGTTAACAGTTACCCAGTCAATATGTAAAGTTAAACGCTAATTAAAATACCATGTTAGCTATTGCACATGTTTACAAACACGATGTTCTCATTGAGTGCACATGTTCATATCAACATGCTATCCAGTGAATGTGTAACTTGTGGACTTTGAGGCCTa of the Vanacampus margaritifer isolate UIUO_Vmar chromosome 7, RoL_Vmar_1.0, whole genome shotgun sequence genome contains:
- the wdr83 gene encoding WD repeat domain-containing protein 83, with product MSFPRPKPQTPQLPQHLLRTTDCHQGAVRAVRFNVDGQYMLSCGGDKSLKLWSGSRGTLLKTYSGHGYEVLDADGSFDNSNICSCSSDKTVILWDVATGQVARKLRGHAAKVNCVQFNEEATVILSGSLDGTVRCWDTRSRKNEPIQVMDEARDSVSSLKVSKHELLTGSVDGRVRRYDLRMGELHVDFLNSPITCVCFSQDGQCTLSSSLDSSVRLLDKSTGEMLGEYTGHKMEGYKLECCLSCKDTHVLSCSEDGHVYFWDLVEGCLSLKLLVGKAVVQSLSFHPTQPRLLTASEGRVQLWASEPEDPDGNDNANDAMET
- the wdr83os gene encoding PAT complex subunit Asterix, giving the protein MSSNNMADPRRQNKILRYKPPTTETNPTLEDPTPDYMNLLGMIFSMCGLMLKLKWCAWIAVYCSFISFANSRSSEDTKQMMSSFMLSISAVVMSYLQNPQPMSPPW